AATTTTGAAGGAAAAAATGCAAATATCAATGCATACTTCGTAGAAAGAGCTAAAAAATATCCAGAAATTTTTGGAAGCGCTCGTAAATTATATTCATTAGAAGAAAGTGAATTTGTTGATAAAGTAGACGAATATAAAGAAGCTTTAACTGACTTGACTATTAGCAGTAATTTACCTGCTGATTTCTTAAAAAGAGAAGTTCAAAATATAGAAAGTGAGTGTTTAAGAAACTTAAGTTTATATCAAAAGAATTACAGATTACTTTCAGGAGATAACGAATATGTTGTATCTGAAAACTTCCCTAATGTATTAGAAGATTTATCTTTTAATGAAGCTAATAATTATATGGACTCATTTTCTTATTCTAAGTTAGTTTCTGAAGAGCTTGAGAAAAAAGCTAAAGAAAATAATAAAGAAGGTGAAGATTTTTATTTAACACATTTAGAAACAATTCAGACTGAAGTAACTGATAGTTTAATTAAAAACGACTTGTTATATAAGAGAGTTAAAGGTGATATTACATATACTGAAAACTTAAAAGAGTACTATAATAAATTTATGGGGTACTCTACCAATAAAGGTCACAAAGAAGAAGTTACTAAAGATTACGACTTATTAAAAACAGTTGCAAAAGGTAAACCTGCTCCTAAGTTTAAAGATTATGTAAACTATAATGGAGGTACTACTTCATTAGATGATTTATTAGGACATGGAAAATATCTTTATATTGATGTTTGGGCAACGTGGTGTGGTTTCTGTAAAAGAGAAATTCCTTTATTAAAAAGATTAGAGCAAGAATATCATGGTAAAAACATTGAGTTTGTAAGTATTAATGTTGATACACAAGATAAACTTGAAAAATGGAAAGAAACTATTGTTAATAGAGAAATGACTGGTGTACAATTATTTAGTGGACAAAGTCATCTACGTTTACCTTGGGCGCAAAACTTCTTAATTAAAGGTTTACCAAAGTTTATTTTAGTTGATCCTGATGGAAATATTGTTAGCTCAAATGCTCCTGCACCATCTCAAGGTGAAAAACTAATTAATATGTTTGAAGATTTAGGAATTTAATAAATTCTTACAACAATAAAAAAAGCCCAAAGTATATACTTTGGGCTTTTTATTTATAAACAAACTTTTAATTTATAATAGCAATTGCTTTTGTTGTGTTAAGGTGTTATTTTCTCCTCTTCTGCTAACAAACCAAAAAACTTATCCAAATTCGGTAGTATCACGATTCTAGTCCTTCTATTTCGAGCTCTATTAGCTCGAGTATTATTCTCTACTAAAGGTACTGAACTTCCTCTTCCAGATGCAATAAGTCTACTAGCATCAACCCCATATTTCTTCTCTAGGATTCTTACAATTGATGTTGCTCTTTTTACACTTAAATCCCAGTTATCTTGTAATACAGCTGTATTAATGCTTCTAGAGTCTGTATGTCCCTCTATCATTACATCCATACTTGGTTCTGAGTTAATTACTTCAGCTAATTTTTTAATGAGCTTATAAGCACTCTTTTTGACTCTATAGCTTGCTGTATTAAATAGCATTTTATCTGAAACAGAAATCATCACAACTGTTTGGTCAATATCAATATTAATATCATCAGAATTCTCTAAGTCATTCGTATTAATAGATTTCTTCAAGTTATGAGCTATCGCAACATTCATAGAATCTTTTAAAGTTTTTACTCCTTCTAACTCTGAAGGATCTACCTTTGATAAAGTAGCTCTCATCTTTTTCTTTAATGAATTAGATATCACGGTATTCTCAACCATATCTAACTTTACATTATTTTCTTCTTCTAAAGATGCATTTACATTTTTAAGAGAGTTAATTTTATTGTTATAATCACTCACTCTCGCTTCTATTTTAGCGAATTTCGCTTCCAATTGTTCCTTCTCAAGAGTTGTTTTTTGCAAATTACCTCTTGTGTCATTATAACGCTGTTCTAACTCTACATATTTCTTTTTTGAAACACATGAAGTTGTTAATACAGCAAGTACTGCTAAAGGGAAAATTACTTTTTTCATGATATGTTTATTACTATTTACATTTACTCTTATAACTTCATCTATTGGCTTTTATTATATCTAAAATCAAAAAGCTCTGTTAAAAAACAGAGCTTCATGGTGCGTATTTCTACGGCTTCAATTTAAGGGGAAACTTAAATCTATAATTTCAGCTGCTTTGCTGATTTAATATTGTCTTCACAATTATCGTCTTCTTTTAAACATTTGTCATTTCCTTTTGAATCAGACTTTTTAAAGTTCTTTCTTAAAAATTGTAGAAAATTATTCCTTCTTGATATTTTCTTTTGAACCTTTATTTTTTCAGCTTCCTGACGAGCTTTTATATTTTCTCCTCCTTTTACAATGTAAAAATAAGATCGTCTATTCTTTTGATGATCTACATCTGAACACTTCTTATTGCTATCATCACAATTATTCAATAATTGATCTTCTCCATACCCAATAGCACTTTCTATTCTGTTTTTTGAAATACCTCTAGAAATAATATAATCTCGAGTAGCTTTAGCTCTTCTATCTGATAACTTTCTATTATAATCCTTACCTCCTCTACTATCCGTATGTGATTCAATCTTGATTACTACTTCAGGGTGATTCGTCATTACCGTAACAATATTCTCTAATTCGTATTCAGCATCTTCTCTAATTAAAGCTCTGTTATAGTCAAAATAAATCGGATTTATTACAATTTGGTTTCCAACAATTAACGGAGTTAAAGTTATATCCTTTCGTATTTCCTCACCTCTTTTTTCTCTTGTTGTAATGGTAGTTGCATTCGACCTATGGTCAAACTTACTCACTTGTACTATAAATTTAGTACTACATAAAACATTTGTAAAAGAATAACCTCCATTTACATCAGAGAGTGTTTCACTTATTACTCGACCGTTTGTTCCAACTAATTTAACTACGGCTCCATCAATAAAACCATTGGTTTTAGCATTTGAAATAACTCCTGTCACTGTTTGGTAGCATACAGGAGGATCTGAATAGATAAAAAAGCTATAAATATCATCATCTCCTTTTCCTCCTCTTCTATTAGAGGAGAAAAAACCTTTTTTACCATTTTCATTCAAGAAAAATGAAAAATCATCTCTTTTACTATTGAATGGATATCCTAAATTTTTTGCACTAGAAAAGCTATTATCTGATTTAATTTTAGCTTGAAAAATATCAAGCAAACCTAAACCTAAGTGTCCATCAGATGAAAAATACAATGTATTATCTTCTCCAATAAAGGGAAACATCTCTCTTCCAGGGGTGTTTATTTTTTCTCCTAAATTTTCAGGTTCTCCATACTCACCTTCATCATTGACTGAAACTTTGTAAATATCTGTTCCGCCATAACCATCAGGCATATTAGAAACAAAATACAATGTTTTTTCGTCAGGACTCAAAGCAGGATGTCCTACTGAGTATTCATCACTATTAAAAGGTAATTCAGTAACGTTAATCCAATATCCGTTTACCAAAGAAGCTTTGTATATTTTTAGATTGGACGTATTCTTTTTATCCTTTCCAACCTTTTTACCATTAGAATTGTTTCTTGTAAAGTAAATCGTCTTACCGTCTTTTGAAAAAATAGGTGTAGATTCATGTACATCCGTTGTTATAGGAGCTTCAAAAAGCTCCTGATTTACCAAACGCAAAATGGTATCTTTTTTACTTTCCTCTAAAGTTGTAATTTCTTCATCAGATTTATAAATATTTAAAAATGGTTGGTTATTCCATTTATAAATTCGTTCTCGTTTCGTATTCTTAGGAAGAGCAGATGTAAAATATACTTTTCCATTCAACAAGAAACCTCCAAAATCCGATAAAGGAGAATTAACTCCTAGGTTTCGTATACTAATTCTTTTATCATCATTTTTAGAAAAATCAAGTAAATAATCTTCATTCTCAAGCTCATTTGTTAAACCAGAATGCGCTCCTTTTGAAGCATATACATGAAGTATCGAGTCCGACTCTTTATATTTTCCAATACTTCTTAATACCTGAGCATACTTAAACAAGTACTTATTATCAATCTCTTGATAATTCTTTAAAAGCTTTTGATACCATTTTTCGGCCTGTTCTGTATCTGCATTATTATAATACGAATCAGCTAACCTAGATAAAACATGTTGCGAACTGTCTCCTTTTTGAAGTACTAGAGCTTCATAAATCTTAGCAGATTCCATAAACGAAAACTCGTCGAAATAACGATCTGCTACTTTTAAACTTTGACTAAATAAATTTCCCCCTACTATAAAAAATAGTATAGGTAATAACCTAACATTCATATTCTTTTAATATAAATTATACAATAAGATGGGGGGGATTAAATTATTCTTTCTTCTTTTAGAAGAATCGAGGAGATCTATATTTTATTTCTTTAAATACTTCGTAACGTAACATAATTTCATGGGTTCCTGAATTAACTACATTATAATTAGACGTTGTTAAATCATAGGCATACCCAATCATTAAAGAGTCTGAGATTTGAAACCCTAATAGAGCACTAATAGAGTCATCCCATCTCCAACCTACACCAACTCTAAATCTCTCACTAAATAGTAAATTTGCAGAAACATCTAACGATAACGGTGCTCCTGAAACTCCTTTTAATAAAAGAGCTGGTTTAAATTTTAAATCTTCATTCAAATCAAAAACATATCCTGTAATGAAGAAAAAGTGCATTCTTTCTAAAGCAACTTCTCCACTTGGTAAATCATTATCATAATGCTCTGTTCTGATAATATTCGGAACCGATAATCCAACATACCATTGTGGCTCATGGTAATATAACCCAGCACCAATTGTTGGTAATATTCTGTTAACCGGAGGAAATGTTTCAGCCGTTGTTGTTGTTCCTTTAGACCAATCAATATTCAACCATCTACCTCCTAAACGTAAACCAAATGCCAAATTACCTTGTTGACCAGTTTCAATTGTATAAGAAACATTAGCATCCAAATAAATTTCATGAGAAGGTCCGATTTTATCATTAACTAAGTTAACTCCTAGTCCTAAACCTGTATAACCTAAAGGAGTATCGTAACTTAAATTTTGAGTATCTGGAGCACCATCAAAACCAACCCATTGCGTTCTTCCTAAAGCTGAAATTACCGTATGTCCTCTAGATCCAGCATATGCAGGGTTAACCGACATTGTATTAAACATGTACTGTGTATACTGTGGATCTTGTTGTGCATAGGTATTTGATACAACACAAATACCCATGACACTTAATAAGAATATACCTAATAATGATTTCATTCTAATTGAACTTTTTTTCATAATCATTTTTACCTGTTAATATAAATCCAACCTTTTCTTACTTTAGAACCATTTCCTAAATCTAAGATATAGAAATATGTTCCAACCGGCAATTTATCATCTACATTAATATTTACTCTTCCATTTGATATTCCTTCAAACCTCTTGTCGGCTTCAATATTAGAATATCCCTTCATCTTAAATACTGTGTTACCCCAACGGTTAACAATTTCTATAGTATTGTTTCTATACTCTGGATTATCAATACAAGGAATGTGTAAATATTGGTTGGTATCATCTCCATTTGGACTAATGATATAATTTTCATCTTTGATACAACTATCATCAATAGCATCTCCAAATCCGTCTAAACCATCAACACTATCAGCAATTCCATCTCCATCTTCATCTGTACCAGTATCTGTTACAACTCCTACTCCTCCACTAACAGGATCTGTTGGATCTGTATCATTTACATCTGTATTTCCATCATCTCCAAAGTTCAGAACGTCATCGTCAACTTCATCTAAGATTCCGTCACCATCCGTATCAATACCGTCAATAACACCATTTCCATCTGCGTCATCGTTACCTCCTTCTTCAACATCATTAACTCCATCATCATCACTATCTAAATCTTGGTAATCAGGAATTCCATCTCCGTCACTATCTGTATTATCAGGTTCTCCATTTGATCCCTCACCAAATACACTATCATCAGCATCAACGCTATCTACAATTCCATCTCCATCTGCATCTACACCATCTGCAATACCATCGTTATTAACATCTACGTTTTCATCTTCAATTACGTCGTTAATACCATCGTTATCACTATCTAAATCTTTGTAGTCAGGAACTCCATCTCCATCTGTATCTGGCTCCTCATTTGCATCTACAGATCCATCTGCTTGTCCGTCATTATTAGCATCTGCAAAGTCAGAATCATTCGCATCAATAACGCCATCTCCATTAGTATCTAAAGCTCCGTTTCCTCCTTCATCAACATCTAAAATACCATCATTATCACTATCTAGATCTAAGCTATCTGGAATACCATCTCCATCAGTATCGTCATTTCCTTCATCAATATCTGGAATACCATCATTATCATCATCAACATCATCAATATCTGCAATTCCATCTCCATCGGTATCAATAGCATCTCCAAATCCATCTAATCCATCAACAGGGTCAAGAATACCATCTCCATCTGAATCTCCACCAGAAAGAACTCCATTACCTCCACTATTTGGATCAATTGGGTCAGAATCATTATCAGGATCATTTGCATCTCCATGTCCATCTAATCCATCAACACTATCAGCAATTCCATCTCCATCAGAATCTACATCTGGATTATCTACTTGACCATCTCCATCAGTATCATCATTACCACCTTCTTCAACATCATTTACTCCGTCATTATCACTATCTAAATCTTGATAATCTGACACTCCATCTCCATCACTATCAACAACATCTTCCGTTCCTGAGTCTCCTTCTCCAAATCCTGATGTATCACCATCAATACTATCTGCAATACCATCTCCATCGGTATCTGCACCTCCAGTATCATTAGCATCTATAACTCCATCATTGTTAGTATCAGATGAACCATTTCCGTTCTCAATAACATCATTGATTCCATCGTTATCACTATCTAAATCCTGGTAATCCGGTACTCCATCTCCATCTGTATCTGGCTCTTCATTTACATCTACAGATCCATCTGCTTGTCCGTCATTATTAGTATCTGCAAAACCTGAATCGTTCGCGTCAATAACTCCATCATTATTAGTATCTAATACTCCATTTCCTCCTTCATCAACATCTAAAATACCATCATTATCACTATCTAAGTCTAAACTATCTGGTACTCCGTCACCATCTGTATCACCATTTCCTTCTGCAACATCTGGAATTCCATCATTATCGTCATCTACATCATCAACATCTGGTATTCCATCTCCATCTGTATCAGTAGCTATAGTTAATTCATCCGTAGTTACATCTGAACTTGTATTTCCTGCAGCATCTGTAGCTTCTACTGTTACATCATACGTTCCTTCTGGAATCTCATTTCCTGCTGGAATGTTTAATGTCCATGTTCCATCTCCATTATCTACTAAGTTACCATCTCCTTCTGTATACGTTACTCCGTTTACTGTTACGGTAATCGTATCTGCCGAATCTGCAGTACCTGTGATTACTGGTGTAGTATCATTAGTAACTTGACTGTTTACTGTTGGTACTGTTGGTGCAGTAGTATCAATGATTAATTCATCTGTTGTTACATCTGAACTTGTATTTCCTGCTGCATCTGTAGCTTCTACTGTTACATCATACGTTCCTTCTGGAATCTCATTTCCTGCTGGAATGTTTAATGTCCATGTTCCATCTCCATTATCTACTAAGTTACCATCTCCTTCTGTATACGTTACTCCGTTTACTGTTACGGTAATCGTATCTGCCGAATCTGCAGTACCTGTGATTACTGGTGTAGTATCATTAGTAACTTGACTGTTTACTGTTGGTACTGTTGGTGCAGTAGTATCAATGATTAATTCATCTGTTGTTACATCTGAACTTGTATTTCCTGCTGCATCTGTAGCTTCTACTGTTACATCATACGTTCCTTCTGGAATCTCATTTCCTGCTGGAATGTTTAATGTCCATGTTCCATCTCCATTATCTACTAAGTTACCATCTCCTTCTGTATACGTTACTCCGTTTACTGTTACGGTAATCGTATCTGCCGAATCTGCAGTACCTGTGATTACTGGTGTAGTATCATTAGTAACTTGACTGTTTACTGTTGGTACTGTTGGTGCAGTAGTATCAATGATTAATTCATCTGTTGTTACATCTGAACTTGTATTTCCTGCTGCATCTGTAGCTTCTACTGTTACATCATACGTTCCTTCTGGAATCTCATTTCCTGCTGGAATGTTTAATGTCCATGTTCCATCTCCATTATCTACTAAGTTACCATCTCCTTCTGTATACGTTACTCCGTTTACTGTTACGGTAATCGTATCTGCCGAATCTGCAGTACCTGTGATTACTGGTGTAGTGTCGTTAGTAACTTGACTGTTTACTGTTGGTACTGTTGGTGCAGTAGTATCAATGATTAATTCATCTGTTGTTACATCTGAACTTGTATTTCCTGCTGCATCTGTAGCTTCTACTGTTACATCATACGTTCCTTCTGGAATCTCATTTCCTGCTGGAATGTTTAATGTCCATGTTCCATCTCCATTATCTACTAAGTTACCATCTCCTTCTGTATACGTTACTCCGTTTACTGTTACGGTAATCGTATCTGCTGAATCTGCAGTACCTGTGATTACTGGTGTAGTGTCGTTAGTAACTTGACTGTTTACTGTTGGTACTGTTGGTGCAGTAGTATCAATGATTAATTCATCTGTTGTTACATCTGAACTTGTATTTCCTGCTGCATCTGTAGCTTCTACTGTTACATCATACGTTCCTTCTGGAATCTCATTTCCTGCTGGAATGTTTAATGTCCATGTTCCATCTCCATTATCTACTAAGTTACCATCTCCTTCTGTATACGTTACTCCGTTTACTGTTACGGTAATCGTATCTGCTGAATCTGCAGTACCTGTGATTACTGGTGTAGTATCGTTAGTAACTTGACTGTTTACTGTTGGTACTGTTGGTGCAGTAGTATCAATGATTAATTCATCTGTTGTTACATCTGAACTTGTATTTCCTGCTGCATCTGTAGCTTCTACTGTTACATCATACGTTCCTTCTGGAATCTCATTTCCTGCTGGAATGTTTAATGTCCATGTTCCATCTCCATTATCTACTAAGTTACCATCTCCTTCTGTATACGTTACTCCGTTTACTGTTACGGTAATCGTATCTGCTGAATCTGCAGTACCTGTGATTACTGGTGTAGTGTCGTTAGTAACTTGACTGTTTACTGTTGGTACTGTTGGTGCAGTAGTATCAATGATTAATTCATCTGTTGTTACATCTGAACTTGTATTTCCTGCTGCATCTGTAGCTTCTACTGTTACATCATACGTTCCTTCTGGAATCTCATTTCCTGCTGGAATGTTTAATGTCCATGTTCCATCTCCATTATCTACTAAGTTACCATCTCCTTCTGTATACGTTACTCCGTTTACTGTTACGGTAATCGTATCTGCTGAATCTGCAGTACCTGTGATTACTGGTGTAGTATCGTTAGTAACTTGACTGTTTACTGTTGGTACTGTTGGTGCAGTAGTATCAATGATTAATTCATCTGTAGTTGAATCAGGACAAGAATCATCATTTACTGAAACATCATACGTTCCTTCTGGAATCTCATTTCCTGCTGGAATGTTTAATGTCCATGTTCCATCTCCATTATCTACTAAGTTACCATCTCCTTCCGTATACGTTACTCCGTTTACTGTTACTGTAATCGTATCTGCTGAATCTGCAGTACCTGTGATTACTGGTGTAGTGTCGTTAGTAACTTGACTATTTACTGTTGGTAGTAGATTACTATCATAATTATAAACTTGAGTAGCAGTACTAGTATTTCCATTTCCATCATCAAACGTCCAAGTAATTGTAGTACTTCCTCCATCTACAAAATTCAGGGTATCTGTTGTAGTTCCAGTTATAGTTCCTCCACAAGCATCGGTAGTTGTTGGAGCAATTAAAGCTACATTACATCCCACTGTAACAGCTGATAAAGTAGGTACTACTGGTGCAGTTGTATCTGCTATGTTAATTGTATGAGTAGTTGTCTCTGCATTTCCACACTCATCAGTAATAGTATAGGTTCTTGTGATGACTACAAGGTTAGGTAAAGTTCCTGCTACACTTGAATCACTACTAGTTACTGTTAAGTTAGCATCCGTAGTACATGTATCTGATATTGTTAAGCCTAAACCTTCTAAAGCTGCAACGGTAGTTACGGCAGCTGGTGCTGCACTTACATCACATCCCTCTACCGTAGTAGCAGTGATACTTCCGGTTACACTTGGTGCTGTTGTATCATCAATATTTATTGTGTGAGTTGCTGTCTCTGCATTTCCACACTCATCAGTAATGGTATAGGTTCTTGTGATTACAATCGGACAAGTACCTGTACTTGAATCACTACTTGTTACTGTTAAGTTAGCATCCGTAGTACATGTATCTGATATTGTTAAGCCTAAACCTTCTAAAGCTGCAACGGTAGTTACCGCAGCTGGTGCTGCACTTACATCACATCCCTCTACCGTAGTAGCAGTGATACTTCCGGTTACACTTGGTGCTGTTGTATCATCAATATTTATTGTGTGAGTTGCTGTCTCTGCATTTCCACACTCATCAGTAATAGTATAGGTTCTTGTGATTACAATCGGACAAGTACCTGTACTTGAATCACTACTAGTTACTGTTAAGTTAGCATCCGTAGTACATGTATCTGATATTGTTAAGCCTAAACCTTCTAAAGCTGCAACGGTAGTTACGGCAGCTGGTGCTGCACTTACATCACATCCCTCTACCGTAGTAGCAGTGATACTTCCGGTTACACTTGGTGCTGTTGTATCATCAATATTTATTGTGTGAGTTGCTGTCTCTGCATTTCCACACTCATCAGTAATAGTATAGGTTCTTGTGATTACAATCGGACAAGTACCTGTACTTGAATCACTACTTGTTACTGTTAAGTTAGCATCCGTAGTACATGTATCTGATATTGTTAAGCCTAAACCTTCTAAAGCTGCAACGGTAGTTACGGCAGCTGGTGCTGCACTTACATCACATCCCTCTACCGTAGTAGCAGTGATACTTCCGGTTACACTTGGTGCTGTTGTATCATCAATATTTATTGTGTGAGTTGCTGTCTCTGCATTTCCACACTCATCAGTAATGGTATAGGTTCTTGTGATTACAATCGGACAAGTACCTGTACTTGAATCACTACTAGTTACTGTTAAGTTAGCATCCGTAGTACATGTATCTGATATTGTTAAGCCTAAACCTTCTAAAGCTGCAACGGTAGTTACGGCAGCTGGTGCTGCACTTACATCACATCCCTCTACCGTAGTAGCAGTGATACTTCCGGTTACACTTGGTGCTGTTGTATCATCAATATTTATTGTGTGAGTTGCTGTCTCTGCATTTCCACACTCATCAGTAATGGTATAGGTTCTTGTGATTACAATCGGACAAGTACCTGTACTTGAATCACTACTAGTTACTGTTAAGTTAGCATCCGTAGTACATGTATCTGATATTGTTAAGCCTAAACCTTCTAAAGCTGCAACGGTAGTTACGGCAGCTGGTGCTGCACTTACATCACATCCCTCTACCGTAGTAGCAGTGATACTTCCGGTTACACTTGGTGCTGTTGTATCATCAATATTTATTGTGTGAGTTGCTGTCTCTGCATTTCCACACTCATCAGTAATGGTATAGGTTCTTGTGATTACAATCGGACAAGTACCTGTACTTGAATCACTACTTGTTACTGTTAAGTTAGCATCCGTAGTACATGTATCTGATATTGTTAAGCCTAAACCTTCTAAAGCTGCAACGGTAGTTACCGCAGCTGGTGCTGCACTTACATCACATCCCTCTACCGTAGTAGCAGTGATACTTCCGGTTACACTTGGTGCTGTTGTATCATCAATATTTATTGTGTGAGTTGCTGTCTCTGCATTTCCACACTCATCAGTAATAGTATAGGTTCTTGTGATTACAATCGGACAAGTACCTGTACTTGAATCACTACTAGTTACTGTTAAGTTAGCATCCGTAGTACATGTATCTGATATTGTTAAGCCTAAACCTTCTAAAGCTGCAACGGTAGTTACCGCAGCTGGTGCTGCACTTACATCACATCCCTCTACCGTAGTAGCAGTGATACTTCCGGTTACACTTGGTGCTGTTGTATCATCAATATTTATTGTGTGAGTTGCTGTCTCTGCATTTCCACACTCATCAGTAATAGTATAGGTTCTTGTGATTACAATCGGACAAGTACCTGTACTTGAATCACTACTTGTTACTGTTAAGTTAGCATCCGTAGTACATGTATCTGATATTGTTAAGCCTAAACCTTCTAAAGCTGCAACGGTAGTTACGGCAGCTGGTGCTGCACTTACATCACATCCCTCTACCGTAGTAGCAGTGATACTTCCGGTTACACTTGGTGCTGTTGTATCATCAATATTTATCGTGTGAGTTGCTGTCTCTGCATTTCCACACTCATCAGTAATGGTATAGGTTCTTGTGATTACAATCGGACAAGTACCTGTACTTGAATCACTACTAGTTACTGTTAAGTTAGCATCCGTAGTACATGTATCTGATATTGTTAAGCCTAAACCTTCTAAAGCTGCAACGGTAGTTACGGCAGCTGGTGCTGCACTTACATCACATCCCTCTACCGTAGTAGCAGTGATACTTCCGGTTACACTTGGTGCTGTTGTATCATCAATATTTATCGTGTGAGTTGCTGTCTCTGCATTTCCACACTCATCAGTAATGGTATAGGTTCTTGTGATTACAATCGGACAAGTACCTGTACTTGAATCACTACTTGTTACTGTTAAGTTAGCATCCGTAGTACATGTATCTGATATTGTTAAGCCTAAACCTTCTAAAGCTGCAACGGTAGTTACGGCAGCTGGTGCTGCACTTACATCACATCCCTCTAC
The sequence above is a segment of the Tenacibaculum sp. 190130A14a genome. Coding sequences within it:
- a CDS encoding TlpA disulfide reductase family protein; this encodes MKKLAFLTLLGLAIVSCKDDKPAKDYLVLSGKIENLKKRNLTLSGFNFEKRIKFDRKTSSFVDTLRIDRDGYYTLIYDKNKALTLYLSKTDDTGVLFDSKKADLINFEGKNANINAYFVERAKKYPEIFGSARKLYSLEESEFVDKVDEYKEALTDLTISSNLPADFLKREVQNIESECLRNLSLYQKNYRLLSGDNEYVVSENFPNVLEDLSFNEANNYMDSFSYSKLVSEELEKKAKENNKEGEDFYLTHLETIQTEVTDSLIKNDLLYKRVKGDITYTENLKEYYNKFMGYSTNKGHKEEVTKDYDLLKTVAKGKPAPKFKDYVNYNGGTTSLDDLLGHGKYLYIDVWATWCGFCKREIPLLKRLEQEYHGKNIEFVSINVDTQDKLEKWKETIVNREMTGVQLFSGQSHLRLPWAQNFLIKGLPKFILVDPDGNIVSSNAPAPSQGEKLINMFEDLGI
- a CDS encoding OmpA family protein produces the protein MKKVIFPLAVLAVLTTSCVSKKKYVELEQRYNDTRGNLQKTTLEKEQLEAKFAKIEARVSDYNNKINSLKNVNASLEEENNVKLDMVENTVISNSLKKKMRATLSKVDPSELEGVKTLKDSMNVAIAHNLKKSINTNDLENSDDINIDIDQTVVMISVSDKMLFNTASYRVKKSAYKLIKKLAEVINSEPSMDVMIEGHTDSRSINTAVLQDNWDLSVKRATSIVRILEKKYGVDASRLIASGRGSSVPLVENNTRANRARNRRTRIVILPNLDKFFGLLAEEEKITP
- a CDS encoding OmpA family protein — its product is MNVRLLPILFFIVGGNLFSQSLKVADRYFDEFSFMESAKIYEALVLQKGDSSQHVLSRLADSYYNNADTEQAEKWYQKLLKNYQEIDNKYLFKYAQVLRSIGKYKESDSILHVYASKGAHSGLTNELENEDYLLDFSKNDDKRISIRNLGVNSPLSDFGGFLLNGKVYFTSALPKNTKRERIYKWNNQPFLNIYKSDEEITTLEESKKDTILRLVNQELFEAPITTDVHESTPIFSKDGKTIYFTRNNSNGKKVGKDKKNTSNLKIYKASLVNGYWINVTELPFNSDEYSVGHPALSPDEKTLYFVSNMPDGYGGTDIYKVSVNDEGEYGEPENLGEKINTPGREMFPFIGEDNTLYFSSDGHLGLGLLDIFQAKIKSDNSFSSAKNLGYPFNSKRDDFSFFLNENGKKGFFSSNRRGGKGDDDIYSFFIYSDPPVCYQTVTGVISNAKTNGFIDGAVVKLVGTNGRVISETLSDVNGGYSFTNVLCSTKFIVQVSKFDHRSNATTITTREKRGEEIRKDITLTPLIVGNQIVINPIYFDYNRALIREDAEYELENIVTVMTNHPEVVIKIESHTDSRGGKDYNRKLSDRRAKATRDYIISRGISKNRIESAIGYGEDQLLNNCDDSNKKCSDVDHQKNRRSYFYIVKGGENIKARQEAEKIKVQKKISRRNNFLQFLRKNFKKSDSKGNDKCLKEDDNCEDNIKSAKQLKL
- a CDS encoding type IX secretion system membrane protein PorP/SprF, with product MKSLLGIFLLSVMGICVVSNTYAQQDPQYTQYMFNTMSVNPAYAGSRGHTVISALGRTQWVGFDGAPDTQNLSYDTPLGYTGLGLGVNLVNDKIGPSHEIYLDANVSYTIETGQQGNLAFGLRLGGRWLNIDWSKGTTTTAETFPPVNRILPTIGAGLYYHEPQWYVGLSVPNIIRTEHYDNDLPSGEVALERMHFFFITGYVFDLNEDLKFKPALLLKGVSGAPLSLDVSANLLFSERFRVGVGWRWDDSISALLGFQISDSLMIGYAYDLTTSNYNVVNSGTHEIMLRYEVFKEIKYRSPRFF